From the genome of Argentina anserina chromosome 4, drPotAnse1.1, whole genome shotgun sequence, one region includes:
- the LOC126791665 gene encoding small acidic protein 1: MSQFTRQKPTSPAEIQYARRSAAIASARQRRSAPATAMRPTAMEFFGDMDDQASTMAMDVDDIDALEFGGDGVIGDNKLADVDFFNSFQNDFDESDMTDSAAAM; the protein is encoded by the coding sequence ATGTCGCAATTTACTCGACAAAAACCAACCTCTCCAGCGGAAATCCAATACGCGCGACGCTCCGCCGCTATAGCCTCGGCGAGACAGAGACGATCAGCACCGGCGACGGCGATGAGGCCCACAGCGATGGAATTCTTCGGCGACATGGACGACCAGGCCTCCACCATGGCCATGGACGTCGACGACATCGACGCTCTCGAGTTCGGCGGCGACGGCGTCATCGGTGATAACAAGCTCGCCGACGTCGACTTCTTCAACTCCTTTCAGAACGACTTCGACGAGTCCGACATGACCGACTCCGCCGCCGCCATgtaa